One genomic region from Colletes latitarsis isolate SP2378_abdomen chromosome 10, iyColLati1, whole genome shotgun sequence encodes:
- the Usp12-46 gene encoding ubiquitin-specific protease 12/46 isoform X2: MLVSGQFLLLNHKMGANISQLERDIGSDQFPPNEHYFGLVNFGNTCYSNSVLQALYFCRPFREKVLEYKARNKRTKETLLTCLADLFYSIATQKKKVGSIAPKKFIARLRKEKEEFDNYMQQDAHEFLNFLINHINEIILERSQSKPAGGKCGSGDAGSPSEPTWVHEIFQGILTSETRCLNCETVSSKDEDFFDLQVDVDQNTSITHCLRCFSNTETLCSDNKFKCDHCSSYQEAQKRMRVKKLPMILALHLKRFKYVEQYNRHIKVSHRVVFPLELRLFNTSDDAVNPDRLYDLVAVVIHCGSGPNRGHYISIVKSHGLWLLFDDDMVDKIDASAIEDFYGLTSDIQKSSETGYILFYQSRDCS, translated from the exons ATGCTTGTCAGTGGTCAGTTTCTGCTATTAAATCATAAAATG GGTGCAAATATATCACAATTAGAGAGAGATATTGGCTCTGATCAATTTCCACCTAATGAACATTATTTTGGTTTAGTTAAT TTTGGAAATACCTGTTACAGTAATTCTGTATTACAAGCTTTGTACTTTTGTCGACCATTTAGAGAAAAAGTTCTAGAATATAAAGCTAGAAATAAGAGAACTAAGGAAACATTATTAACATGTTTAGCAGACTTATTTTACAGTATTGCAacacaaaaaaaaaaggttGGGTCTATAGCTCCCAAAAAATTTATTGCCAGATTGAGGAAAGAAAAAG aGGAATTTGATAACTATATGCAACAAGATGCACATGAGTTTTTGAATTTCTTGATAAATCATATAAATGAGATCATTTTGG AGAGAAGTCAGAGTAAACCAGCTGGTGGAAAATGCGGATCAGGAGATGCTGGTTCACCGTCAGAACCGACATGGGTTCATGAAATATTTCAGGGAATCCTAACATCAGAAACTCGCTGCCTTAATTGTGAGACTGTATCTAGCAAAGATGAGGATTTTTTTGACCTACAAGTTGATGTAGATCAAAATACGTCTATCACACACTGCCTCAGATGTTTTTCTAATACTGAGACTCTTTGTAGTGACAACAAGTTTAAGTGTGATCATTGTAGCAGTTATCAAGAAGCACAG AAACGAATGAGAGTTAAAAAATTACCAATGATATTGGCATTGCATCTAAAAAGATTTAAATATGTGGAACAATATAATCGTCACATTAAAGTTTCTCACAGAGTAGTTTTTCCTTTGGAGCTTCGGCTCTTTAACACT AGTGACGATGCAGTGAACCCAGATCGTTTGTATGATTTGGTCGCAGTTGTGATACATTGTGGAAGTGGGCCTAATCGGGGACACTATATTTCTATAGTTAAAAGTCATGGATTATGGTTACTCTTTGATGATGATATGGTCGAT AAAATTGATGCGTCTGCGATAGAAGACTTTTATGGGCTTACATCAGATATTCAAAAGAGTTCTGAAACTGGTTACATCCTATTTTACCAATCAAGAGATTGCAGttag
- the Usp12-46 gene encoding ubiquitin-specific protease 12/46 isoform X1: MLVSGQFLLLNHKMGANISQLERDIGSDQFPPNEHYFGLVNFGNTCYSNSVLQALYFCRPFREKVLEYKARNKRTKETLLTCLADLFYSIATQKKKVGSIAPKKFIARLRKEKEEFDNYMQQDAHEFLNFLINHINEIILAERSQSKPAGGKCGSGDAGSPSEPTWVHEIFQGILTSETRCLNCETVSSKDEDFFDLQVDVDQNTSITHCLRCFSNTETLCSDNKFKCDHCSSYQEAQKRMRVKKLPMILALHLKRFKYVEQYNRHIKVSHRVVFPLELRLFNTSDDAVNPDRLYDLVAVVIHCGSGPNRGHYISIVKSHGLWLLFDDDMVDKIDASAIEDFYGLTSDIQKSSETGYILFYQSRDCS, encoded by the exons ATGCTTGTCAGTGGTCAGTTTCTGCTATTAAATCATAAAATG GGTGCAAATATATCACAATTAGAGAGAGATATTGGCTCTGATCAATTTCCACCTAATGAACATTATTTTGGTTTAGTTAAT TTTGGAAATACCTGTTACAGTAATTCTGTATTACAAGCTTTGTACTTTTGTCGACCATTTAGAGAAAAAGTTCTAGAATATAAAGCTAGAAATAAGAGAACTAAGGAAACATTATTAACATGTTTAGCAGACTTATTTTACAGTATTGCAacacaaaaaaaaaaggttGGGTCTATAGCTCCCAAAAAATTTATTGCCAGATTGAGGAAAGAAAAAG aGGAATTTGATAACTATATGCAACAAGATGCACATGAGTTTTTGAATTTCTTGATAAATCATATAAATGAGATCATTTTGG CAGAGAGAAGTCAGAGTAAACCAGCTGGTGGAAAATGCGGATCAGGAGATGCTGGTTCACCGTCAGAACCGACATGGGTTCATGAAATATTTCAGGGAATCCTAACATCAGAAACTCGCTGCCTTAATTGTGAGACTGTATCTAGCAAAGATGAGGATTTTTTTGACCTACAAGTTGATGTAGATCAAAATACGTCTATCACACACTGCCTCAGATGTTTTTCTAATACTGAGACTCTTTGTAGTGACAACAAGTTTAAGTGTGATCATTGTAGCAGTTATCAAGAAGCACAG AAACGAATGAGAGTTAAAAAATTACCAATGATATTGGCATTGCATCTAAAAAGATTTAAATATGTGGAACAATATAATCGTCACATTAAAGTTTCTCACAGAGTAGTTTTTCCTTTGGAGCTTCGGCTCTTTAACACT AGTGACGATGCAGTGAACCCAGATCGTTTGTATGATTTGGTCGCAGTTGTGATACATTGTGGAAGTGGGCCTAATCGGGGACACTATATTTCTATAGTTAAAAGTCATGGATTATGGTTACTCTTTGATGATGATATGGTCGAT AAAATTGATGCGTCTGCGATAGAAGACTTTTATGGGCTTACATCAGATATTCAAAAGAGTTCTGAAACTGGTTACATCCTATTTTACCAATCAAGAGATTGCAGttag
- the Rpl21 gene encoding ribosomal protein L21, protein MTNSKGYRRGTRDLFSRKFRKHGTIPLSTYMKVYKVGDIVDIKGNGAVQKGMPYKVYHGKTGRVFNVTPHALGVIVNKRVRGRIIAKRINVRIEHLTHSKCREDFLKRVKENERLRKEAKEKNIKVQLKRQPAEPMQAHIVSGREKPVLLAPIPYEFIA, encoded by the coding sequence ATGACGAATTCGAAGGGTTATCGACGAGGAACAAGGGATTTGTTTTCCCGAAAATTCCGCAAACATGGAACAATACCATTGTCGACATACATGAAAGTATACAAAGTTGGTGATATCGTTGACATAAAAGGCAATGGAGCTGTTCAAAAGGGTATGCCCTATAAAGTTTATCATGGAAAAACTGGACGTGTTTTCAATGTAACTCCCCATGCTCTTGGTGTCATTGTGAACAAAAGAGTACGTGGACGTATCATTGCTAAAAGAATTAACGTACGCATTGAGCACTTGACTCACTCTAAATGCAGAGAAGATTTCTTGAAACGTGTAAAGGAAAACGAAAGGTTACGGAAGGAAGCAAAAGAAAAGAATATTAAAGTTCAACTAAAAAGACAACCGGCAGAACCAATGCAAGCGCACATTGTATCAGGACGTGAAAAACCTGTCTTACTTGCTCCTATTCCATATGAATTTATtgcttaa